The Anabas testudineus chromosome 5, fAnaTes1.2, whole genome shotgun sequence region TGACTTTGTTGACCATTATGCTTACTCATTCTTCACATTCCTCTGCAATGAGTGGTCCAAAAGAGTAGACATGCCTTTGTATGGAATTTCACTGGCTTTTACTGTCTCTCACATATCAGTGAACAGCTGGCCTGGAATTGTGCTTGGAGATTATAAAGACTTTGTAAAAtatgtgttgctttgtttttacttcattttattaatgctgtgttttcattgcTTTCTTCTGTAGGATGGACTGCCTTGTCAAGACAGTTCGATCAGAAGGCTACTTTGGCATGTACAGAGGTAAGAGCTTTACACTTCTGAATATTACCAGTAGGCTAGAACATGTAGAAGAGGATTAAATATAGCAGAGGGTAAGCTCTGTCTCTGGTGAGGTTGAACGAATATGAGTACTATGGGGGACATTTAAATTTTACTAAGTCTTCAGATATAGTGTATTTTCCAGTGCATGGATTGCTTGATTTACTTGAAAATATGGTTGAGATGGAGTAATTaagtattaatattataatgaaTAATTAGAAAGGAGAATCAGCCAGAGTGGGTCTTGAGCTTTAACCTCTGGTCTCTGGAGATTATCAGTGATGATATTTCTAAAAGTGCCATTTGATGGCAGCTAGGCTGGCTTGATGTTCTTGAGGATGTTTCACCTCTTATCTGAAGGTGTCTAATTTGTGCAGTGTCTCAGACATTTAACCTCTGGAGTCGTTAACATGTTCAGGTCACATGTGGGTCACTGACATGGTCATGTGGCATTAGCCCTTATCTTCACACAGAGGTTAGATGCCCACTACTCTGTTAAAAGATCTAAAAAGTGACAGGTGAAATTTCTTCAAGAATTTCAAGCTTTTCCAGTTGCTTTGACAAAATACTTCTGGAAACTTATTCTCAACATTAAATCATTAGGAAAATACATGTCCTGTTGAATTTTCAGTTCATTATTTGTAGTTTGTTGAGGAATATGGAGATCTCTAGTCTGGGTCTCTGCTTTTGTGAGgaatgctgtttgtttgcatctgtgtttttcatatTACAGACTTGGGTCCCCCTGGGATATTGAAGGCTAGCCGATAAGGCGCAGCCACGCTGGAGGCAAATCATTAAATGGTTCTTACAATATTGCTCTATTTAAAACAATAGgcatttttgtttgtcacctgTTTGTTCTGTAATTTGACTACTTGTCAATAACTACTTGGCTGTACCTTCACTGTCCTGTCAACCTGTCCCGAGTCTTCCTTTTCTCGTCTGTGGATTGTGTTCCTTCAGGCTTTGGTTAATCTTGCAACATTCATCTGTGGTGAActaatttaatgtttctttgaGTTGGTctcacagatgtttgtttttttgtttttgttttttttaagtttgccCAAAGTCCGTCCACACAGTCAAGGGTTCATTGTGTCCTTTCACTAACATCTCTTCACTTGTCTTGTCTCTTGTCAATAAACTACTGTAGCCTTTCTGTAGTAACACAGACTTCCTTTTTAAAGTCCCCTTATAAAGTGGACTTCAGACTTTGTGTTTACATCTTGTGATGTCCGTTACCCATTACTCATTTCTTCTGATGTCTTGCATCTCATGcttgtttctcattttccttCTGAAACCCATTTGTATGTGACATTTCTTGCCTTACTTCCCCAACATTGTTCTTTCTAAATACATTCTGATGTTGTAATGATAGTGGTGGGGACTGTTTCTGTATATgcagtagaaaagaaaaacaagttgtgACCTTATTGCTAACTGTATTTGGTTTTTTCCTCAGGAGCTGCTGTAAATCTGACCCTTGTCACCCCTGAGAAGGCAATCAAGCTAGCTGCTAATGATTTTTTTCGCCATCACCTTGCCAAGGATGGGTAAGTAAACACGTCATATGATAttatttcataaaaatattGTTGCATAACTTGTTACTTAATGCCTCTCTTGTCTCTCAACAGAAAGAGGCTGACGGTGTTCAAAGAGATGCTGGCAGGTTGTGCTGCAGGCATGTGTCAGGTTGTTATCACCACCCCCATGGAAATGCTTAAGATACAACTCCAGGATGCTGGCAGACTTGGTAAGGGGTTAAAAGTGTCATATTTATTATACAGTGGTGTTAGCAATGTtcttagtaagcagcagcttccgTACATACttgttcttgccactgtatctgttTGAGATATTTTACTTAAGTGATGGTCTCCTTTACCCTCAGTGTCACAGTGTATGTTAATtagtattttgtcttttgttcaaAGCGTCCCAGCAGCAAAAACCTGTCATCCTGTCCCACACAAAGCTTGTGGCTACAAATGCTGTGATCAGTCGCTCCTACAACTCTGGCACAGTGGTCTCAGCACCACGAGCTGTGTCAGCTACACAGATCGCAAGGGAATTGCTGCAAACCCAGGGCATTAAGGGGCTCTACAGAGGTCTGGGGGCCACACTGATGAGGTAAATAAAGGGGGAAACACTTCTTTACTGCTGAAATGGAGACAAATGAACTTTTTCATCTGTATGCGGTTTTCAGTctaaaacaatatgttttaatttctttcaggGATGTTCCCTTTTCTATTGTCTACTTCCCCTTATTTGCCAATTTGAACCACCTGGGCAAACCCAGCCCAGAGGAGTCATCCCCCTTCTATTGGGCCTTCTTCTCGGGCTGTGTGGCAGGGTCTACTGCTGCAGTGGCTGTTAACCCCTGTGATGGtgagttttaaaaatgatgtgatCCTTGACATGCCCACTTTAGTAgctgctctgtgttgtgttgatggATAGTTGTCTGATATTCCTGTGTCTTTTTGCAGTGGTGAAGACCAGACTGCAGTCACTGAACAAAGGGTCCACTGAGGAGACTTACAGTGGAGTTGTGGATTGTGTAAGGTAAGACAGTTAAGTCTCTGTTACATAGTTctttaatcattatttatttttttccttccttccttttatTTAACTAAACCAAACACTCTGTATctcaacagtaaaataatgcGGAAGGAGGGACCTTCTGCCTTCCTGAAAGGTGCAGGCTGCCGGGCTCTCGTCATAGCACCTCTGTTCGGTATTGCACAGGTGATGTACTTTGTTGGTGTTGGAGAATACATCCTGGATAACTCGCCTCTAAGAATCCTCTCAGCATGAGAGCGTATCAGTTTGCTGGCCGGCTATGCATAGGACATTCAGAGATGTTGGAACAACTGGCAGCTACATACATCAGtttacagcaaaagaaaaatcactcaAGTATTTTCTGCATGAGTCAGAAAGACTTTAAAGTGTAAAGACTGAAGATTTCAGTATGTTGTGTTGCACTAAAACACTTTTGTGACTTATTCAATTAGTTGTGGCCAATGTTTGCACTTGAAGTTGTTACCCTTACTGGGTTATGGGACTAGCAGTTGCAACGTCACTGTTCCAAGACAGTGCTGTTCGATTTCCCTCTGTGAGGGAGGGGAGCTCAGTCCTTTGGAGATAgacatatttttgtctttttctttctatcacttcatattatttaaatgtgtgagttagttttatttttctgaatgcagtactttgcagtttgtttgtttatatgtttttattctttttcattaCTGTCTCATGTTTCTAAACCTCCACATTGGAACAAAGGCTTCCAGGACATAACACGAAGATGCCCAAGTTAGAGATCATATGGGAAAGGGACCTTTTTGTTACGATAGATTTTCAGTAAACGTGTCTGAATATGAGCCTTCCCACAAACACGGGACCACATGGTTTGCTTAACCATAAAGTGTCCTGTTGTATACTTGACCCTAGCCCTGCAGTTATTTAGTTATCTGTAATTTGTATCTTAATATCTGCAAAAACTTGAGATGCATTCatgcacatatatatatatgcaggtGTTTTTGTCCATGTAACCCTTGGTTTATATATgttacagtaaaagtacacTTTATGCCTTATATAGATAGGCATATCTCtctgaagaaacaaaacacttggccaaaaaaagcatttattagTAGAACTGTGAGCATGTGAAAAATGACTGTTACtatactttgtgtttgtgatggcttttgtacatattgtatataaattaaattttaaagcaCTTATTCTGTGTTGGAGACTCATTGACCGAACAGCCTGATGAAAACCATGGAAATCTAGTAACGCCTGTTTTTCTTACCACTTTAAAAAGCAACTTTCTCAGTTGATTTTTCAGTATGTCAGAGTAATAAGACTTAGATATGTGTAAACTGAACTACTGATTCCTTCCTTTTGCACAGGGTCGGCTAATTTGTCATTGCACTGCTGTTCTGCCAAGCTGCTAATTCATATCCGTAAGGCCCCACACAGCGCTGACCTGTTCAGGAACTATCAAccacaaaacttaaaaaaaaaaaaaaaaaaaaagtgatgagGCACGCTCCTCTGACACCTGCTCCGAGTCACACTTCAGAAACCGAGGCCTTTCGAAGGCgggaaacagaaactgaagcGAAACCTGTTAATAAAAGCACCcaattttattcagtttttattatggTTAACAGTATGACATAACTATATTATTCTATACTTCACATCTTATTGGCACACCAACAAAATTTACATCCACAATAAttcacacaaaatgcaaactAGCTCACTGTTACACTTCACACATGCTCCAAAAGAGCCCAGGGCTTGGTGTTATTCATGACCTTTTAGATAAATTTGGAGATTTACAGAGTGGCAGTTTATCATCAGACCTTCCTATTCCTTTGGGTTGAAATCATGCCTACACTTCCTCTATTGTGCTTTAAAGTAGAAATACTTGAGAGTGGTGGCAGGGAGCAAGCACTGTTGTTATATACA contains the following coding sequences:
- the slc25a55a gene encoding solute carrier family 25 member 55a, which codes for MSQQQISLPAKLINGGLAGIVGVTCVFPIDLAKTRLQNQRQGQQAYKSMMDCLVKTVRSEGYFGMYRGAAVNLTLVTPEKAIKLAANDFFRHHLAKDGKRLTVFKEMLAGCAAGMCQVVITTPMEMLKIQLQDAGRLASQQQKPVILSHTKLVATNAVISRSYNSGTVVSAPRAVSATQIARELLQTQGIKGLYRGLGATLMRDVPFSIVYFPLFANLNHLGKPSPEESSPFYWAFFSGCVAGSTAAVAVNPCDVVKTRLQSLNKGSTEETYSGVVDCVSKIMRKEGPSAFLKGAGCRALVIAPLFGIAQVMYFVGVGEYILDNSPLRILSA